DNA sequence from the Acidothermus cellulolyticus 11B genome:
CGCGCCCTTAATGCGATTGATGGCATACGTCTCGAACTTGATGGCGCGGTCGAGATCGAACTTTTCGATCGCGTCAATGAGACCGAAGATCCCATAGGAGACCAAGTCGGCCTGCTCGATATTGGGCGGCAGGCCGACACCGACCCGGCCGGCGACGTACTTGACCAGGGGCGAGTAATGCAGGATGAGACGCTCACGCAGCTCGGGGTCGCCGGTCTCCTTGAACCGCCGCCACAGGTCACGGAGCGCCGCCTCGGCGTCCTCGCGGGAGGTCACCTCCTCCGGTGGGGTTTCGCCGAGTCCTGCCGTCACCTCATCCGGTCCTGCCTGCTCGGTGACCGCGTCAATGTTCTGTCCCACGCCGTCAGGCTCTGGGATGCGCGCGGTCATAGGTTGCCCTCAAACGTTCGATCGATACGTGCGTGTACAGCTGCGTTGTAGCGAGCGTAGCGTGACCAAGTATCTCTTGAACGCTGCGCAGATCGGCGCCACCCTCAAGGAGGTGTGTCGCGGCGCTATGGCGCAGCCCGTGTGGACCCAGACGCGGGGCGTCCGGAAGATCACGAGTCGCGGCGTACACCACGCGTCGTACCTCCCGCGGGTCGATGCGTCGGCCGCGTACACCAAGAAAGATCGCAGATCCGCTGGCGCCGGTCTGGAACGCTGGGCGGCCATGCCTCAGCCACTGCTCAACCGCGCGCAGGGCTGGTTGGCCGATCGGCACCGTCCGCTCCTTGTTGCCTTTACCGATCACGTGGATGACGGCCCGCACCCAGGCGATGTCATCCGTCTCTAAAGCAACGAGCTCACCAACGCGAATTCCCGTCGCGTAGAGCACCTCAAGAATCGCACGATCACGCAACCGGCGGGCCAAGGAGATCGTGTCGACATCTTGCGCGGCGTTTGCCGCCCCGGCGTCCTCGCGGGCGTCCTCGGGTACGCCTATCGCCCCGGCATCCGCTTCGGCATCCGGGCCGGCACGTTGTTCGGCCCGCTCAAGAACCGCGCGAGCCTGGGCCTGCGTGAGAACATCCGGCAGCGGACGCACCACTTTCGGCGTACCGAGCCGACGCCCCGGATCGTGGGACATCCACCCCTTCTTGCTGCAGTACGCCGTGAAGACGCGCGCGGCGGCGGCACGTCGGGCGATCGTCGTTCGTGCTCGACCAACGGTGTCAAGCTTCGCAAGATAGCTGCGCAGCACGGCGACCGTGAGGTCCGCTGGCTCACGGCACCCCAACCGCTCGGCATGATCAACAAGGTCGCGCAGATCGGTCAGGTACGCCCGAACCGTGTGCGACGAAAGGCTGCGCTCGTACTGAAGGTGGCGCGCGAACAGCTCAACGGCGGTGCCGAGACTCGGCGTCGTCGCCACATCCGTCACACCCGCTGAAGATACTCTTCGAGTGCCTGGCACACCGGGGGATTTGGCAATCCGGCGGCATGGCGGCGGTCGGCCCGCCGTGAACCCGGCGGCATGGCGGCGGTCGGCACCGGGGTCGTCGGCCCTCGCGCGAACTCGGCGGAACGGGTCCTTGGCCCGGCTGCGAATCGACTAACCCGCCACCAGAAAGAGCGAAGCGCATTCTGCCCCGAGGGAAACCCCGTTCCCGGCGGAGTTAGCCCGCCACCCGCCAGCCGGCATCGGTGCGCTCCACGAGGCCGTCGGCGGCAAGCCGGCCCAGGGCAGCGAGCACGTCCGGGAGCGCCAACCCGGCTGCGAGCGCGATGCCGGCCGGACCAGCTGACCGCCGTGCCGGCACCGCGTCGAGCACCCTGCGGGTCACCCCGTCGAGCCGGTCGCGGGCGCTGCTCGGCGGCGCACCGGGCGTCGGGGCAATGGACGGGTCGAGGCGACCGACAATCTCGACGACGTCATCCGCGCGTGTGATGCAGCAGACATCCGGTTCCCGGAGCAGCTGATTGCTGCCAGCCGACAGCGGCGAGGTTACCGGTCCGGGGACGGCCATCACGTGCCTTCCTAGGTCGCGCGCCCGGTTCGCCGTATTCAACGCACCGCTGCGTGCCGCGGCCTCAACGACGATCGTGCCGCTCGCTAGTGCTGCAATTACCCGATTGCGGACGAGAAACCGATGCCGCATTGGTGCGCACCCTGGCGGCCACTCGCTCAGCAAAAGGCCCGTCGACAGGATGCGGTGAAACAGCGTCGCGTTGCCGCGTGGATAACAGACGTCAACACCGCACGCAAGCACGGCCACCGTCGCGCCGCCACCCGCCAACGCGCCCCGATGTGCGGCCGCGTCGATCCCGTAGGCGCCGCCACTTACCACGAGGAAACCCCGCTCGGCGAGCCCGATAGCGAACTCGGCGGCGACGTACTCACCGTAACCGGTGGCGGCTCGGGAACCGACGACGGCGATCGTGCGATCGGCATCGGCAAGTTTTCCCGCACCGCGCAGCCAGAGCCCGACCGGCGGCACGCTGTATTCGCCAGGCACCCGACCGAGATCGTCGAGCTGGGCGGGCCACTCGGAGTCGCCGGGGACAACAAAGCAACCGCCAAGCCGTTCCACGGCGTGCAGATCTGCTTCAGGCCGTGCCGTCGACAGCCGCGTTCGCCAGTGCCGGGCGTTCGTCACGGGCAACCGATCACGCCGCAGATCACGGACAATCTCCGTCGCGGCATAGCGGGTCAGCAACGCAGCGAGCTCCCGATCACCTGGTTCCGTCACACGGGACAGCAATGCTCGGGCTAATCGCTCCGTTGCATCAGCCCTGGCCGGCCTGCTGATGGTCGACGCCGGTTGTTCCTTGCCCGCGTTCCCGGTTGTCATGCCGGAATCCCGGTACGGAGGTACAGCGCCTCGTCCACGTGTTCGCGACCAGGTCGATCGACATCGGCGAGATCGGCGAGGGTCCATGCGACCCGCAGCACCCGATCCAAACCTCTCGCCGAGAGCAAACCGGTGTCCAAGGCGCGTTCGACCCCGGCAAGCGCCGAGCGTGAAAGCGGCCACTGTGACCGCAAATACGGCCCAGGAATTTCCGCATTCGTGCGCCACGGCGTGCCGGACCACCGTTCCGCCGCCCGCTGCTGTGCCAACGCAACCCTTTTGGCGACGACTGCTCCCGGCTCGGTATGGCGACGATCCGCCAGCAATTCCGCCCGGCTGACGGGGTCCATGCGCACCTGGAGATCGACCCGATCGAGCAGCGGGCCGGACAGTCGGCTGAGATATCGACGTCGCATCATCGGTGAACACGTGCACTCCCGATTTCGGCCGGCCGCAGCGCACGGACACGGATTCGCGGCCAAGACGAGAAGAAATCGCGCCGGGTAGCTCGTCGTACCACCGGACCGCGCAATCGTGACCCGGCCGGATTCCAACGGTTGGCGCAGGGCATCGAGAACAGTCGGGCTGAATTCCGGCGCTTCGTCGAGAAATAACACGCCACGATGCGCCAACGACACCTGACCGGGCCGAGCGAGCCCGCTGCCACCGCCGATCAGCGCAGCGACGGATGTTGAATGGTGCGGGTCCCGAAATGGCGGCCGCTTAATGATGGGGGTCTCCGCGGGAAGCGCACCAGCCACCGAGTACACAGCCGTCACCTCGAGCGCCTCGGCGTGACTCAAGTCGGGCAGCAGACTGGGAAGCCGGGAAGCAAGCATGGTTTTGCCCGTCCCCGGATCGCCGACCAGAAACAGGTGATGCCCACCCGCTGCCGCGACCTCGATTGCCCGACGGCCGGTCGGTTGACCAAGAACATCCGCGAGATCACCGTGAGGTGCCGTCAGCACAGCGGACGCAGGCACGTCGGTGTCCACACTGCCCTCGGCACCGGGGTCATCCGGCGGTGGCCGGCCCTCGCGCAGGGCGGTGAGAAGGTCACCGAGTCGGGCGGCTGCCCAGATCTCGACGTCGGGCACGAGACGCGCCTCCCGCGCGTTCGCCGCCGGGACCACGACCCGCCCCCTGCCCGCAGCAGACGCGGCAAGTACAGCGGGTAGAACGCCGCGCGTAGGCCGCAGGCCACCGTCAAGGCCGAGCTCGCCGAGAAAGACCATTTCGGCGACGGGCGCAGCTGGCACAGCGCCGGCCGCAGCGAGAATGGCGACCGCCATGGCCACATCAAGACGTGAGCCGTGTTTCGGCAAATCGGCCGGTGACAGACCAAGGGTGATGCGTCGAGACGGCCAGCTTTCGCCGGAGTTGAGGATGGCGGCCCTGATCCGATCCCGGGCTTCGGAGAGTGCAGCATCCGGGAGCCCCACGAGCGTACAGCCCGGCAGTCCGGGTGCCAGATCCGCCTCAACCTCAACCAGGTGACCGATGATGCCCGTGAGGGTGATCGACCACGTCCGTGCAAGGCCCATCAGAATGCCCCGCGCACATACTCAATCGTCGGACCGTCCTCCTTGCGGTGCAGAATCGCGACGACGTCGAACCGAACGGCGGTGTAGCCGTGCGTGCCTTCCGTTGTGTCAACCCTCGTCGCCGCGTGCTCGGTCAACCAGGCAACGGCAAGCTGGCGCAGCCGCGCCGCCTTGCGCGGAGTGACCGACTCCAGTGGTTCGCCGAATCCAACGCCGCGACGGGTCTTGACTTCACACACGACAAGGGTGTAGCCGTCGCGTGCGACGATATCGAGTTCGCCGCTGCGGCACCGCCAATTGCGCGCCAGTATCGTCATGCCGAGTGTCTGAAGATGCTGCGCAGCCAGCTCTTCGCCGAACCTACCAAGCGCTTCCCGCGCCGACGCCGTCCCTGCCATGCCGCTCACCTCCGCCATACGACCGTGCGGTCAAGCGTGCCAGCAACGGGCAGACCGGCGCGGCGGTTGACGCCGGTCTGTGGACGCCGGTGGGCGGGGCTGGGGACATTCCTCGAAGTGGCCAGGCTGGGGGCATTCCTGCGAGCGGTGCTACCGGACGGCGTTCGACCTGGCCGCTGGTTGGCGGCGTATGCGGGTCGGGCACACTCCTCCGAGCGGAGACACCGCAAGCGACGCACCTTCAGGTTGAGCCACACCCGCAGGGTGAGACGCACCCTCGGGTTGAGATGACAAAGCCGTGTCGGCAGCGGATTCGGGTCAGCCGATGCCACGCCGGAAAGCCGCCGTGTTCTGACGACGGCTCTCCGGGTTGCATCGAGGAAGAGGCGTCAAACCGCGGTCTAGGGTTTCGCCTCAAACACAAGATTGAACGGGGTCCGGGCGGCCTCCCGGAATTCCGAAAAGCCGGCGTCGACAACTACCTGACGAATAGCCTGCGGCCCCGCTTGCGCGCCAAGCGCATATCGACCCCCTTGTGCCTTTGCGTTCGGCACACAGAGGAATGTTGAGAAGTTGTAATACACTCGGCCGACGGGATTGAGATTCTCCGCGATACCGTCACCCGCAAGCGGCTCTACGATCAACCATGTTCCGTCCGGTGTCAGGACGTCGCGAATATGGCGTGCTGCTGCGAATGGATCGCCCATGTCGTGCAAGCAATCGAACGTCGCCACCAGATCGTATCCCGATCCCGGGAAGGACTGCGCCGTGTTGACGTCGAACGTCGTGCGGTCGGCGACGCCGGCGTCGGCCGCACGCTTGCGCGCCAAGGCGATCGAACCATCGTGGTAGTCGAATCCGGCGAACCGCGACCGCGGAAAAGCCTTCGCCATCAGGATGGTTGACGCACCAAGGCCGCATCCCACGTCGGCAACCGTGCCGCCGTCCTGCAGTTTCGCCTCGACGCCGTCCAGCGCCGGAATCCAGCTCGTCACCAAGTTGCCTGCGTAATTCGGGCGGAAGAACTGCTCGCAGCCGACGAAGACATCGGCGTCATGTTCATGCCACCCGACACCAGCGCCGGTGAGGAACGCTTCGCGGATACGGGAAATGGCACGCAATGCTCCAAGCGCGAGAACGAACGCACCGGGGAAATACAAGGCGCCGTCGGGATTCGTGAGAGCGAATGCTTGTTCTTCGTTGAGCGAATACTGCTCGGTTTGGGGATCCACGTCGACGTAGCCGCCCGCTGCCTGTCCGCGCAGCCATTCGGTGAGATACCGAACGTCGGTCCGCGTGCGCTGGGCAAGCTCCGCCGGCGTGGCTGGACCGGATGCAAGGGCCTGATAGAGGCCCAACTCGTGACCGAGGACGACGTTGCCCGCCGCCATCGTCGCCCCAAGGTCTCCTGCGAAGCGACCCACGAATTCCATGAGTTTGTCGTGATTGACCATGAGCTCCCGCCCCCCTTTCGCATGCGGCTCACGTCCCTTCTGGACGAAGCCTCGAGAACCTCAAGCGCCCGGTCGGACGTTCCGCGGGCCACTATCGCGCGTCTGTATGGCGTGATGGTCACAACCCCCGACCGACCACTCGACACGGTCAGCCTCGACCACACGCTTTGCAGAATTCTTGCAGCCGGCTTGCACATGACGGACGGACGCGCCGCAACGCGTTCCCGTGCGCCCTGGCGTTTCGATACGGAGCGGACCAGCCCGCCCCCAACGTGCGATCGTCAGTCAACACCGGCCGACGGAAACGCTGACACAACTGACTGCGTCTCGCTGCCGATCGCATCCCGCATCTGACCAACGTCCTCCCGGAGCAGGGCGGTGTACAGCATCCGCGTACGGACCGACGGTTCGACGCCAAGCTCTTCGGTCAGCCGATCCCGCAACCGCAGGTAGACGGATATTGCGCGCGGAATTTCGCCAAGCGCCCAGCATACGAGAATCAACAGGCGATGGAGAGATTCATTCCAGGGCTCGGCGGCCGTCAAATATTCCAATGCCCCTACCGCTCGGCCGGGCTGTTCTGATCGCAGCGCGGCGACGCTGAGAATCCGCCCAGCCTGCTGCCAGAGCAGACGTCGCTGCTCCTCAAGGCCGGTGATCCACGGCGCTGGAGGTTCATCCTCCAACGCCCGGCCCACGCCCGCGAGCTGGAACGCCTGCGCCGCACGGATCGTTGCGAGGCGCACATCTCCGGCGTACACCAGTCGCTCCGCGTCGTCCGTAAGGTACGCAACATCGTCGAAATCAAGGTGGACAAGGGGCGCCTCGGCCAACCGGTAACCGCCCGCGAATCGCTCAATGTAAGGCGCGCCCAGTAAGGCCCGGAGCCGGCTCACCAGAGTAGCGACGCTGCCCGCGGTGTCACGCGGCATCTCCTCGCCCCAGAGCAGCTCGGCAATACGATCCGCCGAGAGAATACGACCGCGTTCGGCGGCCAGCAGTTTGAGCAAGGTGCGCGCCTTCCGCCCGGCGAGCTGCGAGAGGTCCATGACCTGGCCGCCAACGCGGGCCGTGAACGGACCTATCAGCGTCAACGACAACGGCGGCGGTTGGGCGCTGACCGTCGCCGACGGCGTACTGTGCCGATACACCGCTCTCCCCCCTGATCCGAGGCGGCTGTCTGAAAGACGGTGACCGCGCGTTGGACGCCGCGGTCTCCCGCACGGCTGGCGCCGTTGACCGACGGTTCAGCCCCCGCTGGGAATCTGGAGATCGCTCTTGGCCAATTCCTCGATGTTGACGTCCTTGAACGTTACGACTTTCACATTCTTCACCAAACGCTGCGGGCGGTACATATCCCAGACCCAGGCGTCCGACATGGTGATTTCGAAGAAAACATCACCGCCTGCATTGCGCACTTCGAGGTTGTACTCGTTGGTGAGGTAGAAGCGCCGCTCAGTCTCGATCACGTAGCGGAACAAGCCGACGACGTCCCGATACTCCCGGTAGAGCTGGAGCTCCATGTCGGTTTCGTAGTTTTCGAGATCCTCGGCACTCATGGGATCTCCAGCAGCTCGGCGGGACGGGACACGTCCCCATTGTCGCGCAGGTCAGCCGCACGATTCTGATCGACAAGCCGGCCAGCCGGCCCCGCCGCCGCGGGACGAGCCGCCGCGGACGCGGCCCCGGCCGAGCCCGCCGGGCCGGGCACTGCCTCAGCCGGGCCGGATGCGAAGCCAGGAGAGTCGTCGGAGTCGGCCAGCTCGGTGATTCGCAGCTCCATCCGGCCCCCAGCCCGGCGGACGGTCACGAACGAGCGCCGGTGTTCCGGGCACGGTCCGTGGCGGGCGAGCGCAGCGCGGTGTCCCGCGGTCACATACCCCTTATGGGTAGCGAACTCGTACATCGGGAACTTTTCGTGCAATTCCACCATGAGTCGATCCCGGGTCACCTTCGCCACGACGGACGCGGCTGCAATGCACGCGACGGCCTCGTCACCCTTGCAGACCGCTAGGCCGGGAGCGTTCAATCCCGCGATGGAGAAGCCGTCCGTGAGAACGTACGCGGGCCGGACCGCAAGGCCGGCGACCGCCCGGCGCATCCCGGTGATGTTGGCTGCGTGCACCCCCAACTCGTCGACTTCGGAGGAGGGAATCACCACAACCGACCACGCTAGTGCCCGGGAGATGATCTCGTTGTAGATCGACTCGCGTGCAGCGGGAGTGAGCTGCTTGGAGTCCGCCAACCCGGCGATGCGGTTCCGCCGATCGCTCCCCAGAATCACGGCCGCGACGACGAGGGGACCGGCGCACGCGCCTCTGCCGGCTTCGTCCACCCCGGCGACCGGTTCGAGACCAAGCCGAGCCAGCCGTCGCTCGTAGCGGTAGAGATCGACAAGTCGGTGACGCTCAGCTGCGCAGGATCGACGCTCGCTGCGCACCCGCGCAGGCCCAAGCCGCGCAGTCGTCGACGCTCCCATCGGATACACCCTAGGCGACGCGGTCCCGGGCGTGCTCACGGTCGGCGCGGACGGAGCGGCGTCCAGTCGGCGCGCAAAGCGCCCTACGCCATCGGCAGGACAAGTTCGAACCGCCACCGCGTCCCCGTCCATGGATACAACGCCACCACGACCTGTCCCGGCGGGGCCGCGGAACGCGAGGTGACCTCATCGTGGACGATACGTGGATAAATACTCGTCCAATTTTCCAGAATGTGCCGGAGAACCACATCGAGACCGTCACCGCAGGTGCGCAGCTCATACGTCAGCCAATCGAAAATCTCTTGGGCGAGGTCCTTGGTGCGCGTCGGCTTCCACCACTCAAAGTCAAGGCCGCAGTACATAAAGTCAGTGCCTAAAACGTAGGAAGCCGCTAAAATACTGACGGAATCGTTAGAGCCGACGCCTGACACACGCCCAAGTTGCAGCCCACTGCCCTGCCCCGCCGCATTGCCGGCACCAACAGCAGCTGGAACTTCTTTATAACCCAGAACGCCGCAGAGAAAATCACGAAATTCAGCACGTGCGGTCTGCAGATCCACGCGACGTCCTGCGAGGGTATTCAGCAACGAACCCAGTTCCCAGGTAGCAAAATGCCCGTACCGCGCGCTGAACACTCCAACCTCGGTCAGCCGAAAGCGGTCGTCAAAGTCGAGGAGCACATAGCCCACCAGTTGCAACAGAGTTCTCATCGTGATCGTCGATTCCGCGGAGGTCTTGAGTTCAAGCAGCAGCCCGGCCGCGATGAGATCTGCGTCGGCGGCAAGAAGTTGGGAGCCGGTAAAGACCGGTCCAAGTGCCCACTCGCCGACACGATCCGAAAGCCGGGGGAGGAGCACGGTGTCGAAAAGGTGTCGGAAGGCGATCAGCTGCTCGATACCCGCAGGAGGTGCCAGCAACAAAAGGTCCGCTGCAGTAGGGAGCTGGCCGCGCAGTTGAGCAAGCGGACCGCTGCGCGCTACCGTCGGACCAGCACGGTACACCTCGGTCAGGAGGGCCAACGCCCAGCACGCTCGGGCCAACACCTCCGCGTCGACCACACTCCCCGGGATAGGTCCTGCGAACACAGCCGCGTGGTCGCCGTTCGCACCCACGAATGGAACATCGAGGCGCCGAGCCAGGTCAATCAGAGCCGGGCAGAGAATGAGTCCCCCGTTTCCGGCAATGACAGCACCGCCGCGCGCCACCGAAAGATCCGGCTGTGGATGGATGAGAAACCGCAGGAGCCAGTCAGCGGCGGTCCCCACCGTGCCGGGATTGACCGCGGCGGCGGGTGCTGGCGGAACGACGATGTCTCGAGGCCGGGTCGCTCGAATAGCTCGCTGCACCTGCGGCACCCCAGCGCCATACCGCTCCTGGAGAAAGCGCCGCACCGGCGAACCGGTCGTCTTGAGCTCTTGCGTCAGTGACCGAAACATCTCGGGCCTTTCGTCGGTAGCACACCAAGAACGCACCGCCGAAGTAAAGGAATCGGCTGCTGATTTCTCCGTCATTAGGCTGGTCGGCTACGCCTGTCACCGCAGGTACCCGTCTCATGCGTCCGCCACACCGCGGAAAGCGCCCTGCTCAGCACCGGCATTGCCAGCCTCAGCGGCTGCCCCGTCGGTGTACC
Encoded proteins:
- a CDS encoding DUF2469 domain-containing protein, giving the protein MSAEDLENYETDMELQLYREYRDVVGLFRYVIETERRFYLTNEYNLEVRNAGGDVFFEITMSDAWVWDMYRPQRLVKNVKVVTFKDVNIEELAKSDLQIPSGG
- a CDS encoding class I SAM-dependent methyltransferase; translated protein: MVNHDKLMEFVGRFAGDLGATMAAGNVVLGHELGLYQALASGPATPAELAQRTRTDVRYLTEWLRGQAAGGYVDVDPQTEQYSLNEEQAFALTNPDGALYFPGAFVLALGALRAISRIREAFLTGAGVGWHEHDADVFVGCEQFFRPNYAGNLVTSWIPALDGVEAKLQDGGTVADVGCGLGASTILMAKAFPRSRFAGFDYHDGSIALARKRAADAGVADRTTFDVNTAQSFPGSGYDLVATFDCLHDMGDPFAAARHIRDVLTPDGTWLIVEPLAGDGIAENLNPVGRVYYNFSTFLCVPNAKAQGGRYALGAQAGPQAIRQVVVDAGFSEFREAARTPFNLVFEAKP
- a CDS encoding YifB family Mg chelatase-like AAA ATPase, with protein sequence MGLARTWSITLTGIIGHLVEVEADLAPGLPGCTLVGLPDAALSEARDRIRAAILNSGESWPSRRITLGLSPADLPKHGSRLDVAMAVAILAAAGAVPAAPVAEMVFLGELGLDGGLRPTRGVLPAVLAASAAGRGRVVVPAANAREARLVPDVEIWAAARLGDLLTALREGRPPPDDPGAEGSVDTDVPASAVLTAPHGDLADVLGQPTGRRAIEVAAAGGHHLFLVGDPGTGKTMLASRLPSLLPDLSHAEALEVTAVYSVAGALPAETPIIKRPPFRDPHHSTSVAALIGGGSGLARPGQVSLAHRGVLFLDEAPEFSPTVLDALRQPLESGRVTIARSGGTTSYPARFLLVLAANPCPCAAAGRNRECTCSPMMRRRYLSRLSGPLLDRVDLQVRMDPVSRAELLADRRHTEPGAVVAKRVALAQQRAAERWSGTPWRTNAEIPGPYLRSQWPLSRSALAGVERALDTGLLSARGLDRVLRVAWTLADLADVDRPGREHVDEALYLRTGIPA
- a CDS encoding YraN family protein: MAGTASAREALGRFGEELAAQHLQTLGMTILARNWRCRSGELDIVARDGYTLVVCEVKTRRGVGFGEPLESVTPRKAARLRQLAVAWLTEHAATRVDTTEGTHGYTAVRFDVVAILHRKEDGPTIEYVRGAF
- a CDS encoding tyrosine-type recombinase/integrase; translation: MATTPSLGTAVELFARHLQYERSLSSHTVRAYLTDLRDLVDHAERLGCREPADLTVAVLRSYLAKLDTVGRARTTIARRAAAARVFTAYCSKKGWMSHDPGRRLGTPKVVRPLPDVLTQAQARAVLERAEQRAGPDAEADAGAIGVPEDAREDAGAANAAQDVDTISLARRLRDRAILEVLYATGIRVGELVALETDDIAWVRAVIHVIGKGNKERTVPIGQPALRAVEQWLRHGRPAFQTGASGSAIFLGVRGRRIDPREVRRVVYAATRDLPDAPRLGPHGLRHSAATHLLEGGADLRSVQEILGHATLATTQLYTHVSIERLRATYDRAHPRA
- a CDS encoding ribonuclease HII; amino-acid sequence: MGASTTARLGPARVRSERRSCAAERHRLVDLYRYERRLARLGLEPVAGVDEAGRGACAGPLVVAAVILGSDRRNRIAGLADSKQLTPAARESIYNEIISRALAWSVVVIPSSEVDELGVHAANITGMRRAVAGLAVRPAYVLTDGFSIAGLNAPGLAVCKGDEAVACIAAASVVAKVTRDRLMVELHEKFPMYEFATHKGYVTAGHRAALARHGPCPEHRRSFVTVRRAGGRMELRITELADSDDSPGFASGPAEAVPGPAGSAGAASAAARPAAAGPAGRLVDQNRAADLRDNGDVSRPAELLEIP
- the dprA gene encoding DNA-processing protein DprA, whose protein sequence is MTEPGDRELAALLTRYAATEIVRDLRRDRLPVTNARHWRTRLSTARPEADLHAVERLGGCFVVPGDSEWPAQLDDLGRVPGEYSVPPVGLWLRGAGKLADADRTIAVVGSRAATGYGEYVAAEFAIGLAERGFLVVSGGAYGIDAAAHRGALAGGGATVAVLACGVDVCYPRGNATLFHRILSTGLLLSEWPPGCAPMRHRFLVRNRVIAALASGTIVVEAAARSGALNTANRARDLGRHVMAVPGPVTSPLSAGSNQLLREPDVCCITRADDVVEIVGRLDPSIAPTPGAPPSSARDRLDGVTRRVLDAVPARRSAGPAGIALAAGLALPDVLAALGRLAADGLVERTDAGWRVAG
- a CDS encoding AfsR/SARP family transcriptional regulator — its product is MYRHSTPSATVSAQPPPLSLTLIGPFTARVGGQVMDLSQLAGRKARTLLKLLAAERGRILSADRIAELLWGEEMPRDTAGSVATLVSRLRALLGAPYIERFAGGYRLAEAPLVHLDFDDVAYLTDDAERLVYAGDVRLATIRAAQAFQLAGVGRALEDEPPAPWITGLEEQRRLLWQQAGRILSVAALRSEQPGRAVGALEYLTAAEPWNESLHRLLILVCWALGEIPRAISVYLRLRDRLTEELGVEPSVRTRMLYTALLREDVGQMRDAIGSETQSVVSAFPSAGVD